From the Oncorhynchus keta strain PuntledgeMale-10-30-2019 unplaced genomic scaffold, Oket_V2 Un_contig_6200_pilon_pilon, whole genome shotgun sequence genome, one window contains:
- the LOC118370581 gene encoding TBC1 domain family member 30-like isoform X2 — MSSQAENVAELLEIDICDGDICSEGESGVFINSGTGASLLDGFSAFQQWTGPRSRSSSGHNNTDSVTKRPRETSSPSLYPQNGLGSGAGDRVTLGELQGQDLRAPRSSIVDCLLVELYDTYSSARLSVDSPDSSTEASSSELFCRSNTGSSFLQELQEKHTRRHQVNYLSQKAPEELSCIIGEVRYRTGLQSAKLLRQLKRRDRLSHKLQKNYDIITACLQAVSQKRNTGR, encoded by the exons ATGTCGTCCCAGGCTGAGAACGTGGCGGAACTTTTAGAAATAGACATATGTGACGGCGACATCTGCTCGGAGGGGGAGAGCGGAGTGTTCATCAACTCAGGTACAGGTGCGTCACTCTTAGACGGCTTCTCGGCGTTTCAGCAGTGGACCGGACCTAGATCTCGTTCCTCTTCAGGCCACAACAACACAGACTCTGTCACAAAGAGACCGAGAGAAACATCATCCCCGAGTCTGTATCCCCAGAACGGCCTGGGGTCTGGAGCCGGTGATCGTGTGACCCTTGGCGAGCTCCAGGGTCAGGATCTCCGAGCCCCCCGCTCCTCCATAGTGGACTGTCTGTTGGTGGAGCTCTATGACACTTACAGCAGCGCTCGGCTCAGTGTTGACAGCCCGGATAGCAGTACCGAGGCGTCCAGCTCTGAGCTGTTCTGCCGCAGTAATACTGGATCCAGCTTCCTCCAGGAACTACAGGAGAAACACACCAGGAGACACCAGGTCAACTACCTGTCTCAGAAAG CACCAGAAGAGTTGAGCTGTATCATAGGGGAGGTACGCTACAGGACCGGTCTCCAGTCAGCCAAGCTGCTGCGCCAGCTGAAGAGGAGAGATCGCCTCAGTCACAAGCTCCAGAAGAACTATGACATCATCACCGCCTGTCTGCAGGCCGTGTCCCAGAAGAGAA acactgggagataa
- the LOC118370581 gene encoding TBC1 domain family member 30-like isoform X1, translated as MSSQAENVAELLEIDICDGDICSEGESGVFINSGTGASLLDGFSAFQQWTGPRSRSSSGHNNTDSVTKRPRETSSPSLYPQNGLGSGAGDRVTLGELQGQDLRAPRSSIVDCLLVELYDTYSSARLSVDSPDSSTEASSSELFCRSNTGSSFLQELQEKHTRRHQVNYLSQKAPEELSCIIGEVRYRTGLQSAKLLRQLKRRDRLSHKLQKNYDIITACLQAVSQKRSKETRWRPV; from the exons ATGTCGTCCCAGGCTGAGAACGTGGCGGAACTTTTAGAAATAGACATATGTGACGGCGACATCTGCTCGGAGGGGGAGAGCGGAGTGTTCATCAACTCAGGTACAGGTGCGTCACTCTTAGACGGCTTCTCGGCGTTTCAGCAGTGGACCGGACCTAGATCTCGTTCCTCTTCAGGCCACAACAACACAGACTCTGTCACAAAGAGACCGAGAGAAACATCATCCCCGAGTCTGTATCCCCAGAACGGCCTGGGGTCTGGAGCCGGTGATCGTGTGACCCTTGGCGAGCTCCAGGGTCAGGATCTCCGAGCCCCCCGCTCCTCCATAGTGGACTGTCTGTTGGTGGAGCTCTATGACACTTACAGCAGCGCTCGGCTCAGTGTTGACAGCCCGGATAGCAGTACCGAGGCGTCCAGCTCTGAGCTGTTCTGCCGCAGTAATACTGGATCCAGCTTCCTCCAGGAACTACAGGAGAAACACACCAGGAGACACCAGGTCAACTACCTGTCTCAGAAAG CACCAGAAGAGTTGAGCTGTATCATAGGGGAGGTACGCTACAGGACCGGTCTCCAGTCAGCCAAGCTGCTGCGCCAGCTGAAGAGGAGAGATCGCCTCAGTCACAAGCTCCAGAAGAACTATGACATCATCACCGCCTGTCTGCAGGCCGTGTCCCAGAAGAGAAGTAAGGAGACGCGGTGGCGCCCTGTGTag